Below is a window of Maribacter dokdonensis DSW-8 DNA.
TAAATAAAAAATATGATCAACCAGAAGAAGATAAGCTTTGATATCACCATATATGATTCATTTCATGAATTAAAGGCTGAAGACCAAAGTTTAATGACCGCAGCTATACAGGCAAGACAACGGGCTTATGCACCATACTCTAGTTTTAATGTAGGTGCTTCTATTTTATTGGATAATGGGGAGATTGTTGAAGGTAACAATCAAGAAAATGCTTCTTATCCATCAGGTTTATGTGCGGAAAGGGTGGCTATATTTTATGCAGGGGCCAATTATCCTGGTGTAAAAATTAAAGCGATCGCCATTACTGCGGCATCTTTAAATCATGAAGTTAATGAACCGGCAGCCCCATGTGGTAATTGTAGGCAAGCAATATCTGAATACGAATTTAAACAGGGCGAACCTATTAAAATACTGATGATGGGTGAGACAGGTAGTGTTATTGAATGTAGTTCTTTGGCAGATTTGTTGCCGTTAGGGTTCAATAGTACATTTCTCAATTAAAATGACATTATAAATATACACGTTATAAGCTTTATTTGTTAAGCTTGTAATTTCTTAATGGATTTGCTTCTTTAATTTTTATCGATTCATTTATATGTGTATTTTTGCTGTTCTTGGATACCTAGGTTGTACTGCCTCTGTTATCAATAAAGAAATTTAAACCTTTAGTTAAAATTGATGGAAAAAATCACCAAGGAAACGTATTTGAAATGGTATGAAGACATGCTGTTTTGGAGGAAATTTGAGGATAAATTGGCTGCTGTATACATTCAGCAGAAGGTAAGAGGGTTTTTGCATTTGTATAATGGGCAAGAGGCAGTTTTGGCTGGTGCACTACATGCAATGGATTTAACCAAAGACCGAATGATAACTGCGTATAGAAACCATGTTCAGCCAATTGGTATGGGTGTTGACCCTAAAAAAGTTATGGCAGAGCTATATGGTAAAGTGACCGGTACTTCAAAAGGTATGGGTGGTTCTATGCATATTTTTTCAAAAGAACATCGTTTTCATGGTGGGCATGGTATCGTTGGGGGTCAAATTCCATTAGGTGCAGGTATGGCTTTTGGTGATAAGTACGCTGGAAGAGATAACGTAACCCTTTGTTATATGGGTGATGGTGCTGTAAGACAAGGTTCGTTACATGAAACTTTTAATTTAGCAATGTTATGGCAATTACCCGTTGTTTTTATTTGTGAAAATAATGGCTACGCTATGGGTACTTCAGTGGCAAGAACATCGTTCTCTACCGAAATTTGGAAATTAGGTTTAGGTTATGAAATGCCTTGTGGACCTGTTGATGGTATGAACCCGGTTACGGTTGCGCAAGAAATGAGTAAGGCGATCGAAAGAGCACGTAGTGGTGGTGGACCAACTTTTCTTGAAATGAAAACATATAGATATAGAGGTCATTCTATGTCAGATGCACAACATTACAGAACCAAAGATGAGGTTGAAGAGTATAAAAAAATAGATCCAATTACTCAGGTGTTGGATATTATCAAAGAAAATAAATATGCGACCGACGCTGAAATTAAGGATATTGACAGAAAAGTGAAATCTTTGGTTAAGGAATGTGAGAAGTTCGCGGAAGAATCAGATTATCCACCAGTAAACCAATTATATGATATGGTTTACGAACAAGAGGATTTTCCATTTGTTCAACATAAAATATAATTAAATGGCAGTAGTAGTAAATATGCCCCGTTTGAGCGATACCATGGAAGAAGGTACCGTTGCAAAGTGGTTAAAAAGCGTTGGAGATAAAATAGAGGAAGGAGATATATTAGCCGAAATTGAAACTGATAAGGCAACAATGGAATTCGAGTCCTTCAATGAAGGTACTCTTTTGCATATCGGTATTCAAGAAGGAGATACAGCTCCGGTAGATAGCCTTTTAGCAATTATTGGGGATGAAGGTGAAGATATTTCTTCCTTGGTAAGTGGAGGAGGTGAGTCCTCTGAAGAATCATCAAGTGAGGAGTCGTCATCTGATGAGGCTTCTTCAAGTGATGAAGAAACTTCAGGAGGTGCTGAAATTCCAGAAGGGGTTGAGATTGTTAAAATGCCTCGATTGAGTGATACCATGGAAGAGGGTACCGTTGCTAGCTGGTTGAAGAAAGTTGGTGATGATGTTGAAGAAGGTGATATTCTTGCTGAAATAGAAACGGATAAGGCTACAATGGAATTTGAGTCTTTCTATAATGGTAAGTTATTGTATATAGGAATACAAGAAGGTGAATCTTCACCGGTAGATGCTGTTTTGGCAATAATTGGACCTGAAGGCACAGATGTTGACGCTGTATTAAATAGTAAAACCGGTGGAAGCAAAAAAAGTGCTCCTGCTCAAGATAAAAAAGAGGAGAAATCTTCAGGTGCATCAGAGAAGAAAGATGAGGTTAAACCTGCATCGGACGGAGCTCGGATTTTTGCATCTCCATTAGCTAAAAAGATAGCTGCTGATAAAGGAATTGATTTGTCAAATGTTTCCGGATCAGGAGATAATGGTAGAATAATAAAGAAAGATGTGGAGAATTATACTCCAAGTACATCTGCCGCTCCAGCGGCTACTGCCGGAGCTAAAGCTGAAAATGCAATTTCATCACAACCTGTATCAATGGCATTGCCTTCAGGAGAGGAAGGAACTGAAGAGGTTAAGAATTCTAACATGCGTAAGGCTATAGCTAAGGCATTAGGTAATTCAAAATTCAACGCTCCTCACTTCTATCTTACGATTGAGGTTGATATGGATAACGCTAAGGCATCAAGGGCGCAGATCAATAGTCTACCTGATACTAAAGTGTCATTTAATGATATGGTTTTGAAAGCCTGTGCAATGGCGCTGAAAAAGCATCCTCAAGTAAACACGTCATGGAACGGAGATACTACAAAGTATCATAAGCATATACATATGGGTGTTGCTGTAGCTGTTGATGAAGGTTTGGTTGTACCAGTAGTAAAGCATGCCGATTTGTTGGGCTTAACTCAAATAGGTAGTGCTGTGAAGGATTTAGCTGGTAAGGCTAGAAATAAGAAAATTGCACCTTCTGAAATGGAAGGAAGTACATTTACGGTTTCTAATCTAGGTATGTTCGGTATTCTTGAATTTACAAGTATTATCAATCAGCCAAATTCAGCTATTTTATCCGTAGGTGCTATAGTTGAAAAGCCAATAGTGAAAAATGGAGCAATAGTGGTAGGTAATACAATGAAGTTGACACTAGCTTGCGATCATAGAACGGTTGATGGTGCAGTTGGTGCTCAGTTTTTACAGACTTTGAAGTACTTTGTGGAAAACCCGGTTACTATGTTGGCATAGATAATTAATTTTATAAATAGAATAAGAAAAGCATCCTTTCATCGGGATGCTTTTTTTTATCTTTAGATTTTAAAAATAAGATGTTATGAGACATATAGTAATTGTATTTCTTGGTGGTCTGTTAGTAGCCTGTGGAGGTACAAAGGTGGATCAATCAACAGTTTTAAATCCCAATAATCCAAAAGGAGTCAAAGGTTCGGTTGTAAAGAACAAGGTGACAATGGCTGAGGGTTCCGTTATGAACGCTGTAGGTACAACCCCAAAAGATATTGAAGCGTTGATGACTTTTTTGACTTCAGATGATTTGCAAGGAAGAGATACTGGGAGTGATGGTATAACTAAGGCAGCTGATTTTATAGAGAATATATTCTCTAGGAATAATATTCAACCTTATTTTAATTCATATAAAGACACTTTAGAAAATTACAGTGATGGAACAGCGTATAATGTTGTGGGGTTTCTGCCAGGCAAAGATTCGGATTTAAAAAATGAGTATGTAATAATAGGTGCTCACTATGATCACATTGGGATAATTAGTGGAGATGATGGCGATACTATAGCTAATGGAGCAAATGATAACGCCTCTGGTACAGCTGCGGTAATGGAATTCGCAAAATATTTTGCTCAAACTAAAAATAATAAACGCAGTATTATTTTTGCATTGTTTTCTGCGGAAGAAAAGGGATTGTTGGGGTCTAAACATTTGGCAGACAAATTATTGAGCCAGAATATAGATTTATACGTTATGTTGAATTTTGAAATGATAGGTGTACCTATGGTGAATAAAGACCATAGTCTCTATTTAACTGGTTATGAATTGTCAAATCTTGCGGAAGTAAGTAATAAATATGCGCAAAAGAATTTGGTAGGTTTTTTGCCAAAGGCAAAAGAGTTTAATTTATTTAGACGTTCAGATAATGCACCGTTTCATGATAAATTTAACGTTCCTTCTCAAACCTTTAGTTCGTTCGACTTTACTAATTTTGGTGAATATCATAAAGTAGGAGACGAAGCCTCTTTAATGGATTACAACTTTATGTCCAATATGGTAAATGAAGTAAAGCCAATGTTGGAGGGTATTATTAATGCTCCTTTAAAAGAAGTAAAATATAACTAATGGATTATATAGTTGTAACGGGTACTAGTAGAGGAATTGGCTTTGAATTAAGTACATTATTGGCAGATGCAGGTTATGCGGTCTTGGCACTTTCAAGAAATGACAGTCCCATAAAGAATATTGGTCATAAACACATTACCGCATTTCCATTTGATGTTTCTTCGGCAAAAGACAGAGAAAAGGTTAATGAATATTTAAAGGCCAATAACGCAAAAGTTCTAGCTCTAATAAATAATGCTGGTAAATTGGTGAATAAACCTTTTATGGAAATTACCGAAGAAGAATTTAAATCGGTTTATGATGTCAATGTTTTTGGGGTAGCTTCAATGACAAAATTAATTGTGCCATTTATGGACAAAGATGGTCATGTGCTTACTATTAGTTCTATGGGAGGTGTTCAAGGTAGTGCAAAATTTCCTGGGCTATCTGCATATAGCTCTAGTAAAGGGGCTGTACTGACATTAACGGAATTGTTGGCCGAGGAATTTAAGGAAACCGGTCCCTCGTTCAATGCGTTGGCCTTAGGTGCCGTGCAAACGGAAATGTTAGAAGAGGCATTTCCAGGTTATCTAGCACCTGTGAGTGCAAAAGAAATGGCAGAGTATATAATGGATTTTGCCCTAAGAGGACAAAAAATGTACAACGGTAAAATTTTGCAAGTAAGCAATAGTACACCATAAAATGCAGCAAACCTTAGCTAAATATCTTCCAGAACTAGCGGTTAGTCCATGTTTTGAACTAATAAAGAATAGTCAGGTGCATTTAAAAATAGTAAATGAGCGCGTTACTAGGCATGGAGATTATAGACGGGGAAAAGACGGCAAACATCAGATTACCGTTAATGCGTCCTTAAATAAATATAGGTTTTTAATAACCTTAATTCATGAAATTGCACACTTAATGGCATTTGAGAAATATGGTAGAAATATTAAACCTCATGGTGTTGAATGGAAGAAAACATTTCAGTTTTTAATGCTTCCGTTTATTCGTCCAGAGGTATTTCCATCGCAACTGTTGCCCTTATTGGCAAATCATTTTAAAAATCCAAAAGCTAGCAGTAGTACAGATGCTCGTTTGTCAATAGCTTTAAAACAGTTTGATGAACAACAATCGGAAAAATCTTACGTTTACGAATTACCAATAGGGTGCGTTTTTCGCATATATAACGGAAAATTATTTAAGAAAGGAAATAAACGAACAAAGCGTTATGAATGTGTAGAAATATCTTCTGGAAGAATATTTTTATTTCAACCAAATGCTGAAGTGGAATTAATAAAAAGCTGACATGAATAAAAATTATTATGCCGTTTTAATGGCAGGCGGAGTAGGATCAAGATTTTGGCCAATTAGCACAAGTGATAATCCAAAGCAGTTCCACGATATGTTGGGTACAGGTGATACACTTATACAGAAGACATTTCAAAGACTTAATAAATTTGTGCCAACAGAAAATATACTCATTTTAACCAATGAGAGGTATAATGATTTAGTGCTAGAACAATTACCAATGGTAAAACAAGAACAAGTAGTTCTTGAACCGGCTATGAGAA
It encodes the following:
- a CDS encoding SprT-like domain-containing protein, giving the protein MQQTLAKYLPELAVSPCFELIKNSQVHLKIVNERVTRHGDYRRGKDGKHQITVNASLNKYRFLITLIHEIAHLMAFEKYGRNIKPHGVEWKKTFQFLMLPFIRPEVFPSQLLPLLANHFKNPKASSSTDARLSIALKQFDEQQSEKSYVYELPIGCVFRIYNGKLFKKGNKRTKRYECVEISSGRIFLFQPNAEVELIKS
- a CDS encoding pyruvate dehydrogenase complex dihydrolipoamide acetyltransferase — translated: MAVVVNMPRLSDTMEEGTVAKWLKSVGDKIEEGDILAEIETDKATMEFESFNEGTLLHIGIQEGDTAPVDSLLAIIGDEGEDISSLVSGGGESSEESSSEESSSDEASSSDEETSGGAEIPEGVEIVKMPRLSDTMEEGTVASWLKKVGDDVEEGDILAEIETDKATMEFESFYNGKLLYIGIQEGESSPVDAVLAIIGPEGTDVDAVLNSKTGGSKKSAPAQDKKEEKSSGASEKKDEVKPASDGARIFASPLAKKIAADKGIDLSNVSGSGDNGRIIKKDVENYTPSTSAAPAATAGAKAENAISSQPVSMALPSGEEGTEEVKNSNMRKAIAKALGNSKFNAPHFYLTIEVDMDNAKASRAQINSLPDTKVSFNDMVLKACAMALKKHPQVNTSWNGDTTKYHKHIHMGVAVAVDEGLVVPVVKHADLLGLTQIGSAVKDLAGKARNKKIAPSEMEGSTFTVSNLGMFGILEFTSIINQPNSAILSVGAIVEKPIVKNGAIVVGNTMKLTLACDHRTVDGAVGAQFLQTLKYFVENPVTMLA
- the cdd gene encoding cytidine deaminase yields the protein MNQKKISFDITIYDSFHELKAEDQSLMTAAIQARQRAYAPYSSFNVGASILLDNGEIVEGNNQENASYPSGLCAERVAIFYAGANYPGVKIKAIAITAASLNHEVNEPAAPCGNCRQAISEYEFKQGEPIKILMMGETGSVIECSSLADLLPLGFNSTFLN
- a CDS encoding M28 family metallopeptidase — translated: MRHIVIVFLGGLLVACGGTKVDQSTVLNPNNPKGVKGSVVKNKVTMAEGSVMNAVGTTPKDIEALMTFLTSDDLQGRDTGSDGITKAADFIENIFSRNNIQPYFNSYKDTLENYSDGTAYNVVGFLPGKDSDLKNEYVIIGAHYDHIGIISGDDGDTIANGANDNASGTAAVMEFAKYFAQTKNNKRSIIFALFSAEEKGLLGSKHLADKLLSQNIDLYVMLNFEMIGVPMVNKDHSLYLTGYELSNLAEVSNKYAQKNLVGFLPKAKEFNLFRRSDNAPFHDKFNVPSQTFSSFDFTNFGEYHKVGDEASLMDYNFMSNMVNEVKPMLEGIINAPLKEVKYN
- the pdhA gene encoding pyruvate dehydrogenase (acetyl-transferring) E1 component subunit alpha codes for the protein MEKITKETYLKWYEDMLFWRKFEDKLAAVYIQQKVRGFLHLYNGQEAVLAGALHAMDLTKDRMITAYRNHVQPIGMGVDPKKVMAELYGKVTGTSKGMGGSMHIFSKEHRFHGGHGIVGGQIPLGAGMAFGDKYAGRDNVTLCYMGDGAVRQGSLHETFNLAMLWQLPVVFICENNGYAMGTSVARTSFSTEIWKLGLGYEMPCGPVDGMNPVTVAQEMSKAIERARSGGGPTFLEMKTYRYRGHSMSDAQHYRTKDEVEEYKKIDPITQVLDIIKENKYATDAEIKDIDRKVKSLVKECEKFAEESDYPPVNQLYDMVYEQEDFPFVQHKI
- a CDS encoding SDR family NAD(P)-dependent oxidoreductase; its protein translation is MDYIVVTGTSRGIGFELSTLLADAGYAVLALSRNDSPIKNIGHKHITAFPFDVSSAKDREKVNEYLKANNAKVLALINNAGKLVNKPFMEITEEEFKSVYDVNVFGVASMTKLIVPFMDKDGHVLTISSMGGVQGSAKFPGLSAYSSSKGAVLTLTELLAEEFKETGPSFNALALGAVQTEMLEEAFPGYLAPVSAKEMAEYIMDFALRGQKMYNGKILQVSNSTP